The following proteins come from a genomic window of Coffea arabica cultivar ET-39 chromosome 11c, Coffea Arabica ET-39 HiFi, whole genome shotgun sequence:
- the LOC113716565 gene encoding vacuolar iron transporter 1: MAGEQEKLLLDEHKENHFTAGEIVRDMIIGVSDGLTVPFALAAGLSGANASSSIILTAGIAEVAAGAISMGLGGYLAAKSEADHYMRELKREEEEIIAVPDTEAAEVAEILSRYGIEPQEYKPVVNALRKNPQAWLDFMMKFELGLEKPDPRRALQSAFTIAISYVVGGIVPLIPYIFIPVASKAVLASVAITLIALFVFGFAKGYFTGNNPIKSALQTALIGAVASAAAFGMAKAVQG; this comes from the exons ATGGCTGGAGAACAAGAGAAATTATTGCTGGATGAACACAAGGAGAACCATTTCACAGCTGGAGAAATTGTTCGTGACATGATTATTGGTGTTTCTGATGGCCTAACAGTCCCTTTTGCTCTGGCTGCTGGATTGTCTGGTGCTAATGCCTCATCATCCATCATTCTCACTGCTGGTATTGCTGAGGTTGCTGCTGGAGCCATTTCCATGGGACTTGGAGG TTATCTTGCTGCAAAAAGTGAGGCTGACCACTACATGAGAGAACTCAAAAGGGAAGAGGAAGAGATCATTGCAGTACCAGATACAG AAGCAGCAGAGGTCGCAGAGATATTGTCCAGGTATGGAATTGAGCCCCAAGAATATAAGCCAGTGGTGAACGCTCTGAGGAAGAACCCACAAGCctggcttgatttcatgatgaa ATTTGAACTCGGATTGGAGAAGCCAGATCCAAGAAGAGCACTGCAAAGCGCATTTACCATTGCTATTTCCTACGTTGTTGGTGGAATTGTCCCTCTTATTCCTTACATTTTCATCCCAGTTGCAAGCAAGGCCGTTTTGGCATCTGTTGCCATAACATTAATAGCCTTATTTGTCTTTGGGTTTGCTAAGGGCTACTTTACTGGAAATAATCCCATCAAAAGTGCTCTGCAAACCGCTTTGATTGGAGCTGTTGCATCTGCTGCTGCTTTTGGCATGGCCAAAGCTGTTCAAGGATAG
- the LOC113717408 gene encoding heat stress transcription factor A-8 translates to MVKSLENGSSVAPFLLKIYEMVSDESTDELISWSQTHSNSFIIWDVSRFSSELLPKHFKHSNFSSFVRQLNIYGFHKSDTDRWEFSNDEFVKGQRHLLKNIVRRKQTPAQAQRKSSQQKDADPGASEEDRRTALRKEVETLKIDKNTLMQELIKLKQHQQTSQSKLVLVRDQLKGMEKNQQQMLSFIVMVMQNPGFFIQLLQPKENNWRAAETGKHKFSTVDDDCEPLSSDGAIIRYQLPANEPSEPPCIAPSSSSEKPVELDLSDEIRDLLLSVDFTPLPLDEKMLSLENHGPLVLPDSPGGDFLMDQLLLSCPLAESKDTDEPDSEVYLDTGMDIESAFQAQESNKLKSPKDGSNQNRWVDTTGIRNQLDNLESLDFLTV, encoded by the exons ATGGTGAAATCTTTGGAGAATGGCTCATCAGTGGCTccatttttgttgaaaatttaTGAGATGGTGAGCGATGAATCAACCGATGAGTTGATTTCGTGGAGTCAAACACATAGCAATAGCTTTATCATATGGGATGTCTCTAGGTTCTCTTCTGAATTGCTTCCAAAGCACTTCAAGCACAGCAATTTTTCCAGCTTCGTTCGCCAACTGAACATATAT GGTTTCCATAAATCTGATACTGATCGCTGGGAGTTCTCAAATGATGAGTTTGTTAAAGGCCAAAGGCATCTACTGAAGAATATCGTTAGAAGAAAGCAGACTCCAGCACAAGCGCAGAGGAAATCTTCCCAGCAGAAGGATGCTGATCCAGGTGCATCTGAAGAAGATAGGAGAACTGCACTGAGGAAGGAAGTTGAAACTCTGAAGATTGATAAGAATACACTCATGCAAGAACTGATAAAGCTGAAGCAACACCAGCAGACCTCACAGAGTAAGCTGGTACTTGTAAGAGATCAATTAAAAGGTATGGAGAAGAATCAACAACAAATGCTCTCATTTATAGTGATGGTCATGCAAAACCCTGGATTTTTCATCCAGTTGCTGCAACCAAAAGAGAACAATTGGCGCGCAGCTGAAACTGGTAAGCACAAATTTAGTACAGTTGATGATGATTGTGAACCTTTATCTTCTGATGGAGCAATCATAAGGTATCAGCTTCCTGCAAATGAGCCTTCAGAGCCTCCCTGCATCGCCCCAAGTTCTAGTTCAGAAAAACCAGTGGAGCTCGATCTTTCTGATGAAATAAGAGATCTCCTCTTGAGTGTGGATTTCACACCATTACCGTTGGATGAGAAGATGCTTTCTCTGGAAAACCATGGACCTCTTGTTCTTCCGGATTCACCTGGTGGTGACTTTCTGATGGACCAACTCCTTTTATCATGTCCACTTGCAGAGTCTAAAGACACTGATGAGCCTGATTCTGAAGTTTATCTAGATACTGGAATGGACATAGAGTCAGCATTCCAGGCACAGGAATCTAATAAACTCAAAAGTCCGAAGGATGGATCGAATCAGAATAGATGGGTTGATACAACAGGAATACGCAATCAACTGGATAACCTTGAAAGCTTGGACTTTTTGACTGTGTAA
- the LOC113715558 gene encoding putative caffeoyl-CoA O-methyltransferase At1g67980 — MAKEGGPKMKTILQSEALQKYILNTSTYPREHEQLKELREETARKYGARAIIGVPPDEGLFLSMFLKVMNAKKTLEIGVFTGYSLLTTALALPDDGQIVAIDPDQGAFEVGLKFIKKAGVENKIKFIKSDGISALNDLLNNEASEATFDFAFVDADKPSYIQYHEQLIKLVKIGGIIAYDNTLYGGYVVSEEIEMHERSTVNRKAIIQFNNYIASDPRVEISQVPIGDGVTLCRRIIA, encoded by the exons ATGGCCAAGGAAGGAGGTCCTAAAATGAAGACAATTCTCCAGAGTGAGGCCCTCCAGAAG TACATCTTGAATACTAGCACATACCCAAGAGAGCATGAACAACTGAAGGAGCTAAGAGAAGAGACTGCCAGGAAATATGGTGCCAG GGCTATTATAGGTGTGCCACCTGATGAGGGGCTCTTCCTGTCTATGTTTTTGAAAGTAATGAATGCCAAGAAGACACTGGAGATTGGTGTTTTTACTGGCTATTCTCTTCTTACTACTGCTCTTGCACTTCCTGATGATGGCCAG ATAGTTGCAATAGACCCTGATCAAGGAGCATTTGAAGTTGGTCTGAAATTCATCAAGAAAGCTGGTGTGGAGAACAAAatcaaattcatcaaatcagatGGCATTTCTGCTCTAAATGATTTGTTGAACAAT GAAGCTAGTGAAGCAACATTCGACTTTGCATTTGTGGATGCAGACAAGCCAAGCTACATCCAGTACCATGAACAACTAATAAAGCTGGTGAAGATTGGAGGAATTATCGCTTACGATAATACTCTATACGGTGGATATGTTGTCAGTGAAGAAATTGAAATGCACGAAAGATCCACTGTCAACAGAAAAGCCATCATACAATTCAACAACTATATAGCCTCGGATCCGCGAGTTGAGATCTCTCAGGTTCCTATAGGAGATGGTGTTACATTGTGTAGGCGCATCATCGCTTAG